In the Pedobacter cryoconitis genome, TTATGAGACTTCCTATTATGCCCAACCCGAGAAACAGGGTAAAAAAGCTTATGCCTTGCTATTGAAAGCTTTGGTGAAGTCTAAAAAAGCTGGTGTAGCCAGATTTGTGCTGAGGAATACAGAGAATTTATGTATCATCCATCCACTAAATGAGGTTCTGGTAGTCACAAAGATCAGGTTTGCTGAAGAAATAAGATCTGGCGAAGAGCTGAAAATACCTGAGACTGATACCATCACAAAAAAAGAACTTGAAGTGGGCATGGCGCTGATTAAACAATATAGTTCAGCATTTGATATCAGGGGTTTCAAAGATGAATACAGTAAAGAACTTTTGAAAATTATCAAGGCGAAAGCCAAAGGCAAAAGAGCTACTGTTAAAAAATTGAAACCCCGTGAAAGTAGTAATGATGATCTGTACAGCCAGCTGATGCAAAGCCTGGAAGGCAGAAAAGGAGCTTAACAGGCAGCTGCCCTTTCCTCTAGATAGAATAGCAAACAATACCATATTTACCAGGGGGAACCTTTGCCTGAAATAAGCAAGTACATTTTTACTTTCAATTTCTGAATTATTAAGATGAATAATAAGCTATTGATGTAAAGTTAATTTTGGGAGCCGGGCATAAAATGTAGAAACTGATATTTCAAATGTTGTTTTTGATATTGCTAACAATTTATTTCGTGCGATTCAAACAAATTGAGCGTCTATTTTTCAGGAGAATTCAGAATAAATGAATCAAATTTATATATTTGCCGAAATGTTCCTGTAGTTCAATGGATAGAATTTTGGTTTCCGGTACCAACGATGGGGGTTCGAATCCCTTCGGGAACACAGTATTTTGATTTCAAAAGCCTAATAATCTGATTATTAGGCTTTTTTATTTGTGTTTTTGCCGTTTTCAGCTTTAGAACACTCTAATTACGATTTTTATAAATCGCAGACGAGGCAGGAGAAAGGCTGATTAAGAAATACCTTTCCTAAATTATAGATAAGATGAATACTTAAGATCGTAAATATGAGTATCGCAAGAGATAAAAAAAGAGAAGACTTCGATGTGACTATCGCCCCGAGTGATGGGCACAAATGGAGCAAAGAAGAAAAGGCTTTGATGGAAGAGCGGGCACAATTGCTTCACAGCAAGCGCTCACCGGAACGCATCATACGAAATCAGATGCTGGCGGTGCTTTACCGCATGGAAGAATATGTGCAAAATGATAAGATAATATTGGAGGAAAGAATGACTATTGAAGATTTTGTCATGACTTTCTGCTCGGTTCTTGGTCTGGGTAAGACCCAGTTTGCTACTTATCTTGATACCGATGTTTCAAACCTGAACAAGTACCTTAAAGGACAGCGTTCCTTCAATAAAGATTTAGCAATGAAGCTGTCTAATTTTTTTCATATTCCTATTGATCTCTGGCTGCAAGTTCAGCTTAAAAATGATCTGATCGCTTTCCATGAAGAGGAAAAATTAGCAGAGAAATATAGCAAATATGATTACGAGAAAGTTTTAAAAATGGCCTGAAAGGGCCATTTCTTCTTTCCTCCCTTCCAACAGATACCTGATACCTATGATAAAGTCCTTTAAATTATTCTAATAGGGGTATTAAAGGATATTCACTACTCCACGATAAAACTTGAATCTTCCAAATATTTCAGGTAACAAAACCAACGAATGTTACCACTTTTCAGTTAAAAACCTCGATTTATCAGCATAAATATCAATTATTTAGCGCATTCACGTAAGGAAAACGGGTGTTGGTGTAATAATGAAATGATAAGTCAATGGATAAGCTTAATATTGAATTGTGAATCATCTACCTATGAACACACACAACAGTAATGTATATATTTTACACTACAAAAAAACCAGCCTTCCAGCTGGTTTTTTGTGTTTACAGGAAGAACTAAACTACTTTGTCAGAATGCGTTGACGATTAACTGGATCGCTCCATATTTGTGCTCCGGGCTAAACATTGCAGTTGCTGCGATTGGCATATGATGCGTAAAAACTACCAGGTCTTTATTTAAGGTAACCCCTGCATTGACCACATTCGGCTTAGAACCATAAAAGTTCTCGTCTCTGCCAAATGCAAATCCGCCACCTGCAAAAAGATGAACATTGGTTCCTCCTTCTTTCCAGACCCTATAATCAAGTACCACATAATTGGAATAATTATTTGCCAGCTCTCCATTACTCTTTACATGCGTATCCCTGCCCTGTACAATTGTACTCCAGTTAATACTGATCGGGAAAGCATCTCCGAATTGATATCCGGCAGTTACATCGATAAAGTGTGAAGTAGTAGCTCTTTTATAATCAAACAGGTTAGCGTCAGGGAAATCCGTTACATTGTTAATGTCCCAGACCGAGAAGTTAAAACCTTTTTTAACATAACTCACATAATAATCAAATTCCTTGTACTCCCCGTTAAAACCTGCCCCGCCCCAAAAACCAGCAGAGAAACTTCCGTCCTTAGTGGTATAGTGCATATCCACATCAGTGATCGGGCTATTTGAAACTTTAAATCCGCGCCATAAGTATAGATTACGTACTTGAAGGTTCACATTAAAGGGTTTATATTTTTTTACTGCGACTGTGTCAGTTTTTGGCGTTGTCAGATCCTGAGCCTCCGCAGAAACGCAAAGGCATAGCCCTAGTATAGCCCAAAGGCTACCTTTATAAATAGTTTTCATAACAATCTGTTTAAGAAATTCTGTTTTGTTTAACTGCTGATTAGTGAAGTTGTAAGTACAGAAAAGCTGCTATCGCTGCCCCCGCAATCGGGCCTAAAATAGGAATCCAGGCATAAGTCCAGTCACTGGTGCCTTTGCCTTTGATAGGCACCAAAGCATGAATAATCCTGGGTGCCAAATCACGTGCCGGGTTAATTGCATATCCGGTTGTCCCTCCCAGGGAAAGCCCAATTACCCAAACCAGAAAAGCAACAGGAACAGCTCCGACAGAGCCCAAACCAACAGGGACCTTAGTCGGTGTAATTTCAGCTCCGGTGATATAAAAAACCGTAAATACCAATACAAATGCACCGATAATTTCACTGGTTATATTTGAAGTGTAATTACGGATCGCCGGGCCGGTACAAAAACAGGCCAGCACGGCTGCAGGATCATTATCCTTGTTAAAATGGTCTTTATACATGACCCAAACCAGGAATGCGCCCATCCCCGCTCCTATTAATTGTGCAGCGATGTAAGGGAGCACACTTGCCCAGGCGAATTTTCCAGCTATCGCAAGACCGATAGTAACTGCAGGGTTTAAATGTGCACCACTGTAAGGGCCAGCAACTGTTACGCCGACAAAAACTGCCAGTCCCCAAGCAGTGGTAATGACCATCCACCCGCTATTATTTCCTTTGGTATCATTTAATACGACGTTGGCTACTACGCCATCGCCTAAAAGTATAAGTAACATTGTACCTATAAGTTCTGCTATGAATGGAGTCATTCTGGTAAAATTAAGGATGAATAATTAGTTTGAATCTGTATCAGGTAACTCTTCATTCCAGCTTTGTGCGGCATGAATTGCTCTTTTCCAATCCTTAATCCCCTTTTTGATCACCGTTTGATCTCCTGTAGGAACAAACTCTTTTTCAGACTTCCATAACTGCTGAATCTCTTCAACGCTATCCCAGAAACCAACCGCTAATCCTGCTAAATATGCAGCACCCAAGGCCGTAGTTTCTACAACATTCGGACGGATCACTTTACAGTTCAGTAAATCGGACTGAAATTGCATCAGCAAATCATTCGCTGTTGCCCCGCCATCCACTCTCAATTCTTTGATTTCCATTCCCGCATCAGCTTCCATCGCTTTTAAAACATCTCTGGTCTGATAGGCTATAGATTCAAGTGCAGCAAGCGCTATATGTGCAGACGTACTCCCTCTGCTCAACCCTACAATTGTACCTCTGGCATCAGGTTTCCAGTAAGGTGCACCCAGACCAGCAAAGGCAGGTACAAAATAAACACCTTGCGTATCTTTAACACTTGCAGCAAGATTCTCTACGTCAGCAGATTTTTTAATCACGCCTAAACCATCACGAAGCCATTGTACTACAGCCCCTCCGATAAAAATACTTCCTTCAAAGGCATATTGTATTTTACCGTTAATTTTCCAGGCTACAGTAGTTAATAAGTTATTTTTTGATTCCATGAATTTATCACCAATGTTCATCAGCATAAAACAGCCGGTACCATAAGTGTTTTTAACCATGGCTTTTTCAATACACATCTGTCCGAAAAGTGCAGCATGCTGATCTCCTGCAATTCCGGCGATTGGTATTTTTGAAGCGAAAATAGTAGTCGTTGTTTCTCCATAGATTTCGCTGGACTGCTTAACCTCAGGAAGCATACTTTTAGGGATATCCAGCATTTCCAACAGTTCATCATCCCATTGCTCCGTACGGATGTTAAACAACATGG is a window encoding:
- a CDS encoding Ku protein translates to MRSLWNGAIGFGLVNIPVKLFSAVQQSQLDLDMLDSKDHSRIKFQRINEKTRKEVPFDKIVKGYLLNENYVVLDEQDFEDAAPDKNKMISLENFVDLKEINPIYYETSYYAQPEKQGKKAYALLLKALVKSKKAGVARFVLRNTENLCIIHPLNEVLVVTKIRFAEEIRSGEELKIPETDTITKKELEVGMALIKQYSSAFDIRGFKDEYSKELLKIIKAKAKGKRATVKKLKPRESSNDDLYSQLMQSLEGRKGA
- a CDS encoding helix-turn-helix transcriptional regulator, which encodes MSIARDKKREDFDVTIAPSDGHKWSKEEKALMEERAQLLHSKRSPERIIRNQMLAVLYRMEEYVQNDKIILEERMTIEDFVMTFCSVLGLGKTQFATYLDTDVSNLNKYLKGQRSFNKDLAMKLSNFFHIPIDLWLQVQLKNDLIAFHEEEKLAEKYSKYDYEKVLKMA
- a CDS encoding MIP/aquaporin family protein produces the protein MTPFIAELIGTMLLILLGDGVVANVVLNDTKGNNSGWMVITTAWGLAVFVGVTVAGPYSGAHLNPAVTIGLAIAGKFAWASVLPYIAAQLIGAGMGAFLVWVMYKDHFNKDNDPAAVLACFCTGPAIRNYTSNITSEIIGAFVLVFTVFYITGAEITPTKVPVGLGSVGAVPVAFLVWVIGLSLGGTTGYAINPARDLAPRIIHALVPIKGKGTSDWTYAWIPILGPIAGAAIAAFLYLQLH
- the glpK gene encoding glycerol kinase GlpK; protein product: MEDYILALDQGTTSSRAIIFDHKGQIKSTAQKEFTQIFPQSGWVEHDPNEIWSTQASVAAEATVKMGINGSNIKAIGITNQRETTIVWDRATGDPVYNAIVWQDRRTAQFCDQLKKEGKTDMVRAKTGLVIDSYFSGTKIKWILDNVEGARDRANKGELAFGTVDSWLVWKFTRGHVHVTDITNASRTMLFNIRTEQWDDELLEMLDIPKSMLPEVKQSSEIYGETTTTIFASKIPIAGIAGDQHAALFGQMCIEKAMVKNTYGTGCFMLMNIGDKFMESKNNLLTTVAWKINGKIQYAFEGSIFIGGAVVQWLRDGLGVIKKSADVENLAASVKDTQGVYFVPAFAGLGAPYWKPDARGTIVGLSRGSTSAHIALAALESIAYQTRDVLKAMEADAGMEIKELRVDGGATANDLLMQFQSDLLNCKVIRPNVVETTALGAAYLAGLAVGFWDSVEEIQQLWKSEKEFVPTGDQTVIKKGIKDWKRAIHAAQSWNEELPDTDSN